In Blattabacterium cuenoti, the genomic stretch AAACAAAAAAAAAAGTAATTCAAATAGTTTCCAGTTTTATTTACGGATAAAATAAAAAAAACAAGGATAACTGGATTTTAACCAGAGATCAGAGATCACAGGACTTTCAAATGATAAAACCAAACTGACCAAGAATAACTCCTCAGGCTGGATTCGAACCAGCGACACCCTGATTAACAGTCAGGTGCTCTAACCAACTGAGCTACTGAGGATTTCAGATATTTTTTTTATTCTTATTTTGTGTCTGCCTCCTTCAAAATTTGTTTTCAAAAATATTTCTACAATTTCTATCATTTCATTTTTATCTACAAAACGTGCTGGCAAACTGATAATATTAGCATTATTATGTTTTCTTGCTAAGATAGCAATCTCTTTTCTCCACACTAAAGCTGCCCTAATTTTTTCATATTTATTCGCAGTCATAGCAGCTCCATTTCCACTTCCACATATAATAATTCCGAATTCAGCTTTTCCTTTATTTACAAATCCTGCTACAGGATGAATAAAGTCTGGATAATCAACCTTTTTCCCATATTCTGAAAACCCAAAATCTTTGATATCATATCCTTTTTTAATTAAAAAATTATTTATTGCATATTTACAATGCACACCTGTGTGATCGGAACCTATAGCTATTAACATCATGTTCTTACAAAAACGAAGAACAAATATACATATAAAATAAAATTTTATTAATTTTGTAATAAATATATGAATGATTATGATATTATGATTGAGGAAATAAAAACTGTTTATGATTTTAATTTCAAAAATCAAACAGCTTTAATTAGAGTTGATTTTAACGTTCCTATAAACAAATATCAAAAAATAATAGACGATACGCGTATTATATCTAGTATTCCAACCATTAATAAAATTATTTCTGAAAAAGGAAAAATAGTGCTTATTTCTCATTTTGGTAGACCAAAAGGAATTCCTTCTGAAACTTATTCTTTAAAATTTTTGGTTAATTTTTTATCCAAAAAACTAAAAGTTCCCGTTAATTTTCACGAATCCTGTGTAGGAAAAACTGTAATAAGAAAAATCAATGAATTGAAAACTGGAGAAATTTTATTATTGGAAAATTTACGTTTTTATAAAGAAGAAGAAAAAGAAGATGAAGGTTTTGCTTATGAATTATCTAAATTAGGAGATATTTATGTTAATGATGCTTTTGGAGTCGTCCATCGTTTCCATAGTTCTATTACTATTCTTCCAAAATTTTTTGGGAAAAAGAAATGTATTGGCATTCTTATGAAGAAAGAAATTCAATTTTTGAATAAATTTTTATATGGAAAAGGAAAAAAACCTATCACTGTTTTATTAGGAGGTTCAAAAATTTCTTCTAAAATAGAAATTATTGAAAATATTATTAATTTTGCAGATTATCTCCTTGTAGGAGGGGGTATGTCTTATCCTTTTATCAAAATAAAAGGAGGAATGATAGGAGACTCTATAATTGAAAAAAATCAAATAATTGAAAAAACATTAAGAAGAATTTTTGATAAATACCATAATAAAATAAATGTTATACATCTACCGAAAGATGTAATAATTGCTGATTCATTTAAAAATGAAGCAAATAAAAAAATTGCAAATATTCATTCTATTCCAGAAGGATGGATGGGTTTAGATATAGGACCTTGTTCTATAAAAAACTTTGAAAAAATTATAAAAAAATCTAAAACCATTTTATGGAATGGTCCCGTAGGTGTTTTTGAATTTCCAAATTTTTCTTTAGGAACTAAGTCTATGGCAAAAGTAATAGCAAATGCAACTGAAAAAGGATCGTTCTCTTTAGTAGGAGGGGGAGACTCTATTGCCTCACTGAAAATGGAAAAATGTGAAAAAAAAATCAGTTATTTATCCACTGGAGGAGGGGCTATGTTAGATAGTTTAAAAAATAAAATTCTTCCAGGAATAAAAGCAATGAAACAATAAAATAAATACCAAGGTTTTTAATTATATTTGTTTTAAAAATATAAAAATTATGTCATTTAAACTCCCAAAATTACCTTATTCTTACAAAGATTTTGAGCCTTATATAGATAGGAAAACCATGGACATTCATTATAATAAACATCATGCTACTTACACAAATAATTTAAACAAAGCTATTTCGAATACAAATATGATGAATTGTTCCATAAAAGAAATCTTAAAAAGAGCTCATCTTGAATCTTCAATCATTCGAAATAATAGTGGAGGTTTTTATAATCATAATCTTTTTTGGGAAATATTAATACCTCACTCTCAAACAGAACACACTCATCCAAGTAGAGATTTTAACGAAATTATTAAAAAAAGTTTTGGTTCTTTTGATTCCTTTAAAGATACCTTTTCAAAAATTGCAGTCAACCATTTTGGTTCTGGATGGATTTGGTTATGTGTAAAAGAAGAAAAATTAACAATTTGTTCTACAATAAATCAAGATAATCCTATGATGTATAGAACAGGTTGCGAAGGGACTCCTATATTTGGATTAGATGTATGGGAACATGCTTATTATTTACAATATCAAAATCGTCGTTTAGATTATATTTCTTCTTTTTGGAATATCGTAAATTGGACAAAAGTAGAAAAAAACTATAAAGAAAATATGTAAAAATAATATTTTCGTGGGAAAAATTGTATTAGAAAATATTAAATTATTTGGATTTCATGGATGTATGCCAGAAGAAAAATATGTTGGATCTCATTATACTATTCATCTAGAAATTGAGTTTGATCTTTATCAAGCATCTGTCAGTGATGATTTATCAGAAACTATTAATTATGTAGATTTATATCATATTGTAAAAGAAGAAATGAGTATCAACTCTAAATTAATAGAACATTTAGCGAGAAGAATAATTCAAAGAATAAAAGAATACAAAAAACCTTTAATCAAATATACAAAAGTTAAAATTTGCAAAGAAAATCCTCCTATACAAGGAAATATAGATAGAGTCTGTGTTATTTTGGATCATTAGCTTTAGGTACGGCACTGTGGCCGAATGGAAAGGCAGAGGTCTGCAAAACCTTTTATAGCGGTTCGATTCCGCTCTGTGCCTTTTTTTATTATACAAATTTTTTGCATAAATTTGCGGATTTAAAATCAAAAGTTTTTGACAAAAAAAAGGATGAAGATAAATAATATTTTGATTTCACAACCTCTTAGTGTTGGTTCTAACACTCCATACATCAAACTTAGCAAAAATAGAAATGTTAATATTGATTTTAGATCTTTTATAGAAGTTAAAGGAGCATCATCTAGTGATGTGAGAAAACAGAAAATTAATTTTTCTGATTTTACCGTAGTCCTTTTTATTAGTAAAAAATCTATAGATCATTATTTTAGATTAGCTGAATCTATGCGTTTTAAAGTCCCTATTTCCATGAAATATGTTTGTCAAACAAAAACTATAGCATATTATTTGCAAAAATACATTATATATAGAAAAAGAAAAATTTACATTGGAAATAAATCATTTAAAGATATACTTCCTTACATTCAAAAAAATTATAAAGAAAAATTCCTTTTACCTTCTTCAGATATATTAAAACCAGAAATTCCTGATATGTTAAATGAACAAAATATTTTTTGGAAACGAGCTATTTTATATAAAACAACTTCTAGTGATCTATCTGATTTAAAACACGTGTATTATGATATTTTAGTTTTTTTTAGTCCAGCAGAAATCAAATCTTTATTTGATAATTTTCCTAAATTCGATCAAAATAACATAAAAATTGCTACTTTCGGAAAGAATACTTTGGATGCCGCTTATAAAGCGGGATTAAAAATCGATATAAAAGTTCCAACACCAGAATTCCCTTCTATGGCTATGGCTTTAGAAAAATATATTAAAAAATAAAATATATAGTAAGTAAGTGATATTAATACAGAAATTTTAAATCTCCATATCTTAAGATCTTAAGGAATTATACAAATAGAAATTTCAAATTCTACTCCACTGTTACTGACTTTGCTAAATTCCTTGGTTGGTCTACATTTTTTCCTCGTGTGTAAGCAATTTGATAAGCTAATAATTGAAGTGGAATAACAGTTATTAACGGACTAAGTTCCTCAGAAATATTCGGTATTTTTATCACATGATCTGCTAATAGATTAACTTGAATATCTCCTTCATTAATTATGGCTATAACTTTACCTTTTCTAGCTTTAATTTCTTGAATGTTTCCAATAATTTTATCATAACATCCTTCTTTTGTAGCAATAATAACTACTGGCATATTTTCATCAATTAAGGCTATAGGACCATGTTTCATTTCTGCGGCAGGATAACCTTCTGCATGAATGTAGGATATTTCTTTCAATTTTAAAGCTCCTTCTAAAGCAACTGGAAAATTAATTCCTCTACCTAAATAAAGAAAATTGTTTACATTATAATATATTTGAGATATTTTTTTTATAGAATCATCCATTTTCAAAGTAAAATCGACTTTTTTTGAAATTGATCCAAGTTCTTCACATAAAAATTTATAACGATAGTCATTAATTGTTGATCTATATTTTCCTATAATTAAAGCTAATAAAAAGAGAACTGTAATTTGTGCTGTAAAAGATTTTGTAGAAGCGACTCCAATTTCAGGTCCTGCGTGTGTATAAGCTCCAGCATCTACATGTCGTGCAATAGATGATCCTGCTACATTGCAAATTCCAAATACAAAAGCTCCTTTTTGTTTTGCTAATTTTAAAGCAGCTAAAGTATCAGCAGTTTCTCCTGATTGAGAAATTACAATAATAACATCTTTTTTTCCTATGATAGGATTTCTATACCGAAATTCAGAGGCATATTCAACTTCGACTGGAACACGAGCAAACTCTTCTAATAAATATTCTCCAATTAAACTGGCATGCCACGAAGTTCCACATGCTACTATAGTTATAGATTTTGCATTTAAAAAAATATCTTTATTAGATTCAATTCCATTGATACAAATAATTTTTTCCGGAACTAACAATCTACCTCGTAAAGTATCTAATATTGTTTTAGGTTGTTCATATATCTCTTTCAACATAAAATATTTGTATTTTCCTTTTTCAATTTCTTTTAAATTGATTTTAAGTTTTTTAATAATTGGATTCAATTTATGATTATCTAGAATCTTTCTAAGATCTAATTTTTTCCCTTTTTTAAGAATAGCCATTTCTCCATCCTTTAAATAAATAACATTTTTTGTATAGTTGATAAAAGAAATAGGATCAGATGACACAAAAAATTCTTTATTTTTAATTCCTAAAGATAAAGGACTTCCTAACTTTGCAATAACAATTGTTTCAGGGTGAGATTTTTCTACTATAGCGATAGAATAAGCACCCACAATTTCATTTAAAGAAATTCTTACAGCTTCTTCTAAAGATAATTTATTTTCTTTTTTGATATATTCAATCAAATTAACAAGAACCTCTGTATCTGTTTTGCTTTTAAAAGTAAATCCATTTTTTAACAAAATAATTTTAATAGCATAATAATTTTCTATAATTCCATTATGAATCATAATCAGTTCATTGGAGTTTGAAACATGAGGATGAGCATTAACATCATCAGGAATTCCGTGAGTAGCCCATCTTGTATGACCTATTCCAGTTGTTCCTTTGATTTCTATTTTAGAAGAAGAAATTTTTTTTTCCAACTCATGAACTCTTCCTTTAGTTTTGTACAAACTATATCCATTTTTAGAAAAAACAGCAATACCAGAACTATCATATCCTCTATATTCCAATTTTTTTAATCCACTAATTAGAATAGGATAAGCTTTTTTATGACCCAAATAACCAATTATACCACACATCCTAGATAAAATTATAAGTTTTTTATCTATCTTTTAATTTATTTTTTCTAAAACAGTTTCTTCATAGAATTGTTGATAAACGGTTTCTATTTCTTCTACAGGATAATACTTTAACACTAATAATTTAGTTACTTTAATATAATCTTCTATTTCTTCCGGAAAAAAAAGATCCCCTTTTATAATAGCATCAGAAAAATACATACATAATTTGATTAAATTCAAATAATTTGGATTTTCTAACAATTTTAACTTTCTAGATTTAATTCCATCAAATTTTATTTTATTAATAATATCTTTATTTAAAAACCCTTTAAAAGGTTTATTATAAATAGATGCAATAATTTTAACATTTTTATACATTGGATCTTCTTTGTAAAGATTTTTAACATATAAAGGAATAAAAGAACTCATCCATCCATATATGTGTATTATATCAGGTTTCCAATTTAGTTTCTTTACGGTTTCTAAAACTCCTTTTGTAAAAAATAAAGCTCTCTCATCATTATCTCTAAAAAAGATTCCATTATCATCTTCATCAATTGCTTTTCTTTTAAAATATTCTTCATTATCTATAAAATAAACTTGTAATCTAGCATCAGGAATAGATGCTACTTTTATTAATAAAGGTTGATCTATATCATTAATCACTAAATTCATACCTGATAGACGAATAACTTCATGTAATTGATGCCTCCTTTCATTAATCACTCCAAAACGAGGCATAAATATACGAACATCGTTTCCTGTTGATTGCATAAACTTAGTGGCTTTCAATACCGATAAAGATATTGTATTCTCTGAAGAAAAAGGGAATAAATCCGAAGAAACATATAGTATACGTTTACCTGTCATCTTAGAGTTATTTTTATTTTTTTATGTAAAAAAACGGATCGTTGCAAATATAATAAATAATATCCTAAGTTTAATAACAAAAATGTTCAGTATTTTTTTTATATAAAATATTTAGATTGTAAATTTTTTTCAACTCTATAACTTTATGTTTTTGTTATGAAAAAACAAATAAAAAAGAAACATTATAATAATTTGTATACAGGATTTATTCATATTACTAATCATGGATATGCATTTATTCATATTAATGAATCTCAAAAGGATATTTTTATTCCAAAAAATAAAACAAACCGAGCATTGGAAGGAGATTTAGTAAAAGTTAAATTCTACAATAAAAAAGGAATAAAAATACAGGGAGAAGTATTAAAAGTAATTAAAAGAAAAACTCAACAATTTATTGGAATATTGAAAATTAACGTTCAATCTAATAATAAATATGGAATAGTACATAATAATAATATTCATGTAGATATTTTAATTCCAATACAAAGATTGAAAAAATATCATCATAATGATAAAGTATTAGTAAAAATTACGTCATGGCCTAAAAAATATCCAAATCCTTTTGGAAAAATAGTTAAAGGATTTGGATCTTCTGGAGAATATAAAACAGAAATTTTTTCTTTACTAGAAGAGTATGGAATATCTCATACATTTTCTAAAAAAATTGAAAATGAAGCTAAAAAAATTTTTTCAAAATCAATTTTGGATATCAACCTCAGAAGAGATATGCGAAAAGTTAATACATTTACTATAGATCCTTTAGATGCAAAAGATTTTGATGATGCTCTTTCTATTAGAAAATTAAATTATGATACATGGGAAATAGGAGTACATATATCTGATGTTTCTCATTATATAAAAGAAGGAAGTTTATTAGATCAAGAAGCATATTCACGTGCGACTTCTATTTATTTTGTAGGAAAAGTTATTCCTATGCTTCCTCAAATATTATCTAATGATCTTTGTTCATTACAACCAAAAAAAGATAAATTAAGTTTTTCTTATATTTTCAATATCAATCGAAAAGGAGAAATATTGAAAAACTGGTTTGGAAAAACTATAATACGGTCTAATAGAAAATTTACATATGATGAGGTTCAATCTATTATTGAACAAAAAAAAGGAGATTATTACGAGGATATTTACACATTATTTTTATTTTCTAAAATATTAATTCAAAATCGATTAAAACATGGTGGATTTTATTTAGAAAAAGTGGAAGTTAAATTTCATTTAGATAAAAACAATGATCCAATATCATTACACTTAGAAAAAAACAATGATGCTCATCGTTTAATTGAAGAATTTATGTTATTGACTAATAGAAAAATTTCAGAGTTTGTTAGTTTGAATTTAGATGGAAATCCTTCTAACAATCTTTATATTTACAGAATACATGATGTACCTGATTTTCAAAAAATTTTTTTACTCAAAAAAATTATAGAACCTTTAGGTTATTTTTTAGATATGAAAAATATAAAAAATTCTATCAATCATTTATTAAAAAAAATTAAAGGAAAACCAGAACAAAATATGATTGAAAATTTGATTCTTCGTTCTATGAGTAAAGCTAAATATTCCACAAAAAATATAGGACATTATGGATTATCTTTTATATATTACACTCATTTTACATCTCCCATAAGAAGATATTCGGATATCATAGCACATCGTTTATTATATCATTATTTAAATAATAAAGAATATAAACTTAAAACAATAGAATTTTATGAAAAGCAGTCTGGTCATTGTAGTTATAAAGAAAGAATAGCTATAGATATAGAAAGGGAATTTTTAAAATATATGCAGGTTAAATATATAAGAAAATTTATAGGAAAAGAATTTGATGGTGTTATTACAGGATTTACTGATTGGAGTGTTTATATTGATTTATTATTATTTCAAACAGAAGGAATGGTACGATTACGTGATATTAAAGAAGATTCTTATGTACTAAATTCAAATAATTATAGTATAATAGGGGAAAAAAAAAGAAAAATTTATAATCTAGGAGATAAAGTGAAAGTAAAACTTATAGATGCTAACATAGAAAAAAAACAAATTACTTTAGATTGGATCGAAAATATATAAATTCTATTATATTCTAACAGCAGAAGGAACAAATATGGTATAATCTCCTCCATTTTTTATAATATCTCTAACAATATCAGAATTAATATGAGATTTTTCATGAGAAGAAAAAAGATAAACTGTCTCAACAATATGTTTTTTACATAATTCTGTATTAGTAATAAAGATGTTTTTTTCAAATTCGAAATCTATCTGATTTCGAATTCCTCTTAATAGAAATTGAGCTTTTCTTTTGATACAAAAAGAAATAGTTAATCCGTTAAATGAATCAATTTCTATTTTTTTTGAAAAATTTAAAAAAGTTTTCTGTATCCACTTTTTTCTTTTCTTTATAGAAAACATATTTTTTTTTTGA encodes the following:
- a CDS encoding RpiB/LacA/LacB family sugar-phosphate isomerase; amino-acid sequence: MLIAIGSDHTGVHCKYAINNFLIKKGYDIKDFGFSEYGKKVDYPDFIHPVAGFVNKGKAEFGIIICGSGNGAAMTANKYEKIRAALVWRKEIAILARKHNNANIISLPARFVDKNEMIEIVEIFLKTNFEGGRHKIRIKKISEILSSSVG
- a CDS encoding phosphoglycerate kinase encodes the protein MNDYDIMIEEIKTVYDFNFKNQTALIRVDFNVPINKYQKIIDDTRIISSIPTINKIISEKGKIVLISHFGRPKGIPSETYSLKFLVNFLSKKLKVPVNFHESCVGKTVIRKINELKTGEILLLENLRFYKEEEKEDEGFAYELSKLGDIYVNDAFGVVHRFHSSITILPKFFGKKKCIGILMKKEIQFLNKFLYGKGKKPITVLLGGSKISSKIEIIENIINFADYLLVGGGMSYPFIKIKGGMIGDSIIEKNQIIEKTLRRIFDKYHNKINVIHLPKDVIIADSFKNEANKKIANIHSIPEGWMGLDIGPCSIKNFEKIIKKSKTILWNGPVGVFEFPNFSLGTKSMAKVIANATEKGSFSLVGGGDSIASLKMEKCEKKISYLSTGGGAMLDSLKNKILPGIKAMKQ
- a CDS encoding superoxide dismutase, with translation MSFKLPKLPYSYKDFEPYIDRKTMDIHYNKHHATYTNNLNKAISNTNMMNCSIKEILKRAHLESSIIRNNSGGFYNHNLFWEILIPHSQTEHTHPSRDFNEIIKKSFGSFDSFKDTFSKIAVNHFGSGWIWLCVKEEKLTICSTINQDNPMMYRTGCEGTPIFGLDVWEHAYYLQYQNRRLDYISSFWNIVNWTKVEKNYKENM
- the folB gene encoding dihydroneopterin aldolase, giving the protein MGKIVLENIKLFGFHGCMPEEKYVGSHYTIHLEIEFDLYQASVSDDLSETINYVDLYHIVKEEMSINSKLIEHLARRIIQRIKEYKKPLIKYTKVKICKENPPIQGNIDRVCVILDH
- a CDS encoding uroporphyrinogen-III synthase encodes the protein MKINNILISQPLSVGSNTPYIKLSKNRNVNIDFRSFIEVKGASSSDVRKQKINFSDFTVVLFISKKSIDHYFRLAESMRFKVPISMKYVCQTKTIAYYLQKYIIYRKRKIYIGNKSFKDILPYIQKNYKEKFLLPSSDILKPEIPDMLNEQNIFWKRAILYKTTSSDLSDLKHVYYDILVFFSPAEIKSLFDNFPKFDQNNIKIATFGKNTLDAAYKAGLKIDIKVPTPEFPSMAMALEKYIKK
- the glmS gene encoding glutamine--fructose-6-phosphate transaminase (isomerizing), with product MCGIIGYLGHKKAYPILISGLKKLEYRGYDSSGIAVFSKNGYSLYKTKGRVHELEKKISSSKIEIKGTTGIGHTRWATHGIPDDVNAHPHVSNSNELIMIHNGIIENYYAIKIILLKNGFTFKSKTDTEVLVNLIEYIKKENKLSLEEAVRISLNEIVGAYSIAIVEKSHPETIVIAKLGSPLSLGIKNKEFFVSSDPISFINYTKNVIYLKDGEMAILKKGKKLDLRKILDNHKLNPIIKKLKINLKEIEKGKYKYFMLKEIYEQPKTILDTLRGRLLVPEKIICINGIESNKDIFLNAKSITIVACGTSWHASLIGEYLLEEFARVPVEVEYASEFRYRNPIIGKKDVIIVISQSGETADTLAALKLAKQKGAFVFGICNVAGSSIARHVDAGAYTHAGPEIGVASTKSFTAQITVLFLLALIIGKYRSTINDYRYKFLCEELGSISKKVDFTLKMDDSIKKISQIYYNVNNFLYLGRGINFPVALEGALKLKEISYIHAEGYPAAEMKHGPIALIDENMPVVIIATKEGCYDKIIGNIQEIKARKGKVIAIINEGDIQVNLLADHVIKIPNISEELSPLITVIPLQLLAYQIAYTRGKNVDQPRNLAKSVTVE
- a CDS encoding glycogen/starch synthase, with amino-acid sequence MTGKRILYVSSDLFPFSSENTISLSVLKATKFMQSTGNDVRIFMPRFGVINERRHQLHEVIRLSGMNLVINDIDQPLLIKVASIPDARLQVYFIDNEEYFKRKAIDEDDNGIFFRDNDERALFFTKGVLETVKKLNWKPDIIHIYGWMSSFIPLYVKNLYKEDPMYKNVKIIASIYNKPFKGFLNKDIINKIKFDGIKSRKLKLLENPNYLNLIKLCMYFSDAIIKGDLFFPEEIEDYIKVTKLLVLKYYPVEEIETVYQQFYEETVLEKIN
- the rnr gene encoding ribonuclease R: MKKQIKKKHYNNLYTGFIHITNHGYAFIHINESQKDIFIPKNKTNRALEGDLVKVKFYNKKGIKIQGEVLKVIKRKTQQFIGILKINVQSNNKYGIVHNNNIHVDILIPIQRLKKYHHNDKVLVKITSWPKKYPNPFGKIVKGFGSSGEYKTEIFSLLEEYGISHTFSKKIENEAKKIFSKSILDINLRRDMRKVNTFTIDPLDAKDFDDALSIRKLNYDTWEIGVHISDVSHYIKEGSLLDQEAYSRATSIYFVGKVIPMLPQILSNDLCSLQPKKDKLSFSYIFNINRKGEILKNWFGKTIIRSNRKFTYDEVQSIIEQKKGDYYEDIYTLFLFSKILIQNRLKHGGFYLEKVEVKFHLDKNNDPISLHLEKNNDAHRLIEEFMLLTNRKISEFVSLNLDGNPSNNLYIYRIHDVPDFQKIFLLKKIIEPLGYFLDMKNIKNSINHLLKKIKGKPEQNMIENLILRSMSKAKYSTKNIGHYGLSFIYYTHFTSPIRRYSDIIAHRLLYHYLNNKEYKLKTIEFYEKQSGHCSYKERIAIDIEREFLKYMQVKYIRKFIGKEFDGVITGFTDWSVYIDLLLFQTEGMVRLRDIKEDSYVLNSNNYSIIGEKKRKIYNLGDKVKVKLIDANIEKKQITLDWIENI
- the coaD gene encoding pantetheine-phosphate adenylyltransferase, producing the protein MNKKIAVFPGSFDPITLGHYDIVVRALNLFDQIIIAIGKNFQKKNMFSIKKRKKWIQKTFLNFSKKIEIDSFNGLTISFCIKRKAQFLLRGIRNQIDFEFEKNIFITNTELCKKHIVETVYLFSSHEKSHINSDIVRDIIKNGGDYTIFVPSAVRI